The Candidatus Paceibacter sp. genomic sequence GAAACCAACTTTCCCAGTTCCGGCTGATACAAACAATGCTTCTTCCGTGTCTGTTCTCTTGTCCAAATAATTTTTAAGCGCTTGCTTGGCTGTTTCTGATATGAAAACTACTCTTATCTTGCCACCCTTGCCGCGGATGGAAATTTCGCCGTTTTTAGCTTCGCTGAAAGAGTCGCGGTTTAAAGCGCAAAGCTCGGAAACGCGCAAGCCGGTGGAGAAAAGGAGTTCCAAAATGGCTTTGTCGCGCAAATTTCTTGGGTTGTTGCCATTGCTTTTTTGGCTGGCGGAGGAAAAAGATGCCTCCGGAGAATTCCCCGTTATGACCGTTCTCAAGGAGGCGCTTTTTCCTCCGCCAGCCACCATGAGCGGCGCGTCAAGAAGTCTTTGCAACTCCTCTGCCGTTATCAAATCCAAATCCCTTTGCGGCGTTTTGGCCAGCTCAATCCTTTCCGGCGGCAGGGAGGCAATGTTTCTCTTGGCCAGATATTTAAGAAAAACCCTCAAGGCGATTAAGTAATAATTCTGCGTTTTTTTATTTAAATTACCGCCGCTGTTTTTCTCTTCGCGGTTAAGGAAAAGGCGGTACTTCCTGACAGTTTCGTCGTCTATTTGGGAAGGGGAGGAAACTTTGGCAAAGCCCAAAAACTTACTCAAATACCGGTCGTAATTTTCTACCGTTTTTAGGCTGCGGCCTTTTTCCACCTCTAAATATTCAAGAAACTCCCGGTGAAGCTCTTTGAGGTTGTGCGGCATTAATCAAGTATAGCATTTATGACTAAGTTTTTAATTTTTAATAATCAATAATCAATTTTCATTGAATTTTCAATTTTAGAATTTCCAATTGAAAATTAAGTCATTGAATCATTGATTGAAAACTGGAAATTGTTCATTGGAAATTTAAGAAAAAGGCGGCTTCATTACTCTGTAAGATTATAAGAGAAAAAAATTCTCCCGAAATCGGGAGAATTTTTTCGCAACTGCTTAGAGTATAAAAATCTATTTCAGCGCGTCTTTGAGGTGCTTGGCCGGTTTGAATTTGGGAACTTTCATGGCCGGAACGTTGACCATCTCGCCGGTCCGCGGATTGCGGGCTTGCCTGGCCGCTCTGTCCTTGGCGACAAAAATGCCAAGTCCGGAGATGGAAACTTCTTCGCCTCTCTTCAAAGAAGAAGTGATGGATTCTATTATTTTCTCCATCGCTTGCTCGGCTGAAGTCTTGGTTCCGCCAGTGACGGAATGAATGGCGTCAACTAAGTCTGATTTGTTCATATTATTTTTAGCAACTTTGGCAACCGGCATAATGCCTGCTGCCGTCATTATTTGATAATTATCTTCTAATGTCGACTTTTTAATTTAATTCCATTATATATTAAGCCGTTTTTTAGGCAATAGCCTTAAAAATTTTCAATTTTTGGTTGTCAATTTTAATTGAAAATTGTGAATTGATAATTGAAAATTTTATCTTGCGTATTCCACCACCCGGTTTTCTCTTATTACCGTCACCTTGATTTCTCCAGGGTACTTCAAATCTCTTTCAATTCTGTCGGCGATGTCTCGGGCCATTTTCTTGGCCTCCAAGTCGGAAATTTTCTCCGGCACCACAAAAACCCTTATTTCTCGCCCCGCCTGGATGGCGTAAGACTTCTCTATACCCTCAAAAGTTTTGGTGATATTTTCCAAATCTTCCAGCCGCTTCAGGTAATTTTCCAGCGAATCGCGCCTAGCGCCCGGCCTTGCGCCGGAAATGGCGTCCGCCACCTGCACGATCACCGATTCCACCGTCTCAAACGGATGTTCCTCATGGTGCGCCTGCATGGCTTTTATTATTTTTTCATCAACATTGAATTTTTGCAGGATTCTGCGGCCGATGTCCACGTGCGTTCCTTGTACTTCGTGGTCCATCGCTTTGCCTATGTCGTGCAGCAAAGCCCCCTTCTTGGCCACATTCACGTCCGCCTTAAGTTCCGCCGCCAAGAGTCCGGCCAAATGAGCCGCCTCCACCGAGTGCTGGAGCACGTTCTGGCCGTAACTGGTCCTGAAGTAGAGCCGCCCCAAAACGGCCAAAAGCCTCGGGTCAAGATCTATGATTCCGGCTTCGTAGGCCGCCATTTCGCCTTTTTGCTTTACCGTCTTATCCACTTCCATGCGGGCTTTTTCCACCACTTCTTCTATCCGGGCCGGTTGGATTCGGCCGTCCAGAACCAGGTTCTCCAAAGCCATTTTGGCGGTCTGCCGCCTTATCGGGTCAAAACCGGAAATAACAATGGAGCCGGGCGTATCGTCAACGATAATTTCCACACCCGCCGCCCTTTCCAGCGCTCTGATGTTGCGGCCTTCCTTGCCGATTATTTTACCCTTGAGATCGTCGGAGGGGATAGGCACGGTGGTCGTTGTCACCTCGGACGCCGTGGAAGAAGCCAGCCGTTGGATAGAGCTGATGAGAATATCGCGAGCTTTGCGCTCAAACTCGTCCCGCCCCATGGCTTCCAGTTTCTTCATCCGGCCTAAAATATCCTCTTCGCTTTTTTTCTCCACTAGCTTCAACAGTTCCTCTTTGGCCTGCGCGTCGGTAAGGGAGGCGACTTTCTGCAATTCTTCCAGTTTTTGTTTTTCTATTACTTCAAATTCCTCTTTCTTTTTCTTGAGCTTCTCCAGTTTTTCCTGGATTTCGGCGTTGCCTTTTTCCACCAGAACTCTTTGTTTTTCTAAATTTTCTTCCCTCTGCAGAACCCTTTCTTCCAGTTTGCGCACCTGCAATAATGAGTTTTTTTCCTCGTTTTTGGCGCTGTCCAATATTTGCTGGGCCTTTTTGCCGGCGTCTTCCAGTGTGTTTTGAGCCTTATCTTTAGCCTCTAAAAGAAGTTGTTTTGTTTTTAAGTCTACCGAATTTTTTTTCTGAAGCGTCAGCAGGACGTGAAAGAAGTATCCTATCGCCAACCCTCCAAAGCCGGAAAACCCGGCCAAAAGAAATACTTTGGTTAGGTCCATAAATTTGAAAAGTTTTCACCATGGCAAGCGTAAACATAAAACTTTGGTTAAATCAATAAATTTTAACTTAATGCTACTTGATTTAACTGTTTTTGTCCACCCTGTATTTCAAAACATCAAGGCGTCGCCTTTCTCCAAGGCGACGCCTTGATGTTTTAATGTTAAAATTAGATATGCCTAAATCTTATCGCCCCGTAGTCCTGGTAATTTTGGACGGCTTTGGCGCCCCAGGGAACATGGCGGCCTCGACCTGGTCTGAAGCCAAGATGCCCAACTTCCGGGAGTTTGAGAAAATTTATCCGTTCACCTCTTTGCAAGCTTCCGGACTGGCTGTCGGCTTGCCGTGGGGCGTTTCCGGCAACAGCGAAGTGGGGCACCTGACGATAGGGGCGGGGCGGATAATCAACAACTACCTGCCCAAAATATCTTCCGCCATAAAAGACGGCTCTTTTTACGAAAACAAAGTTTTTTTAGGAGCTCTGGAACACATCAAAACAACCGGCGGCGCTCTTCACCTTATCGGCCTTTTTTCCACCGGCACCGTCCACGCCTACTCCGAACACCTTTTGGCTTTGACGGACTTCGCCGAAAAAAACAGCACTCCGGCCTTCTTACACCTTTTTACCGACGGCAAAGACGCCCACAAGCGGGAGGGTGGCGAGTTTTACAGGAAACTGGAGGAAATACTGGCGGATAAGCCGCAAATCAAAATCGCTTCAATCATAGGCCGCGGTTTCGCCATGGACAGAAACGGCAACTGGGAAAAAACAAAGAAGACTTACGAACTTTTGACGGAGAATGCCGGAAATTCTTTTGAATCGGCCTCGCTTTATATCCAAAGTCAATATGAAAAAGGTCTCACGGACGACATTGTTGAGCCTGGCACGGCTCTTGAAACGGAAAAAGCGAGTAGAATTAAAGACGGCGACGCGGTAATCTTCTTTAACTTCCGCGAGGACAGCGTCCGCCAGCTGACCCAGGCGTTTATGGACGATTCGTTCCAGTTTTTTCCGAAAAAGAAGCTGAATAACCTGTTTTTCGCCACAATGACCGAGTATGACAAAAGGTTGCCTTGTTTTTCCGGTTCCAGCGGCGGATCCTGTCCGGCCGCTTTTAAATCGGCGGAAGTAAAAAACTCTCTGGCCGAAATAATTTCCAACAACAACCTAAGCCAGCTCCATACCGCCGAGACGGAAAAGTACGCCCACATCACTTACTTCCTCAATGGGGGAACAGAGGATTCGTTTCCCAAAGAAGACCGGGTTTTGGTGCCGTCCCCGGAAAACGGCCATTACGACCAAACGCCGGAAATGTCTTCGGACAAAATAGCCGCCAATATCGTCAACAATCTGGCCAAATACGATTTTATCGCCGCCAACTTCGCCAACGCCGACATGGTGGGCCATACCGGCAACTTTGAAGCGACAATCAAAGCCATAGAAAAAATTGACGAGTGTCTGGGTAAAATCA encodes the following:
- a CDS encoding tyrosine-type recombinase/integrase translates to MPHNLKELHREFLEYLEVEKGRSLKTVENYDRYLSKFLGFAKVSSPSQIDDETVRKYRLFLNREEKNSGGNLNKKTQNYYLIALRVFLKYLAKRNIASLPPERIELAKTPQRDLDLITAEELQRLLDAPLMVAGGGKSASLRTVITGNSPEASFSSASQKSNGNNPRNLRDKAILELLFSTGLRVSELCALNRDSFSEAKNGEISIRGKGGKIRVVFISETAKQALKNYLDKRTDTEEALFVSAGTGKVGFRRIPRYDRSQGNQFPSSGNVSRLTPRSVERMIKQRATEAGISKKVTPHVIRHCFATDLLSNGADIRAVQTMLGHSNISTTQIYTHITDKQLRDVHKSFHNKGRK
- a CDS encoding HU family DNA-binding protein, translated to MNKSDLVDAIHSVTGGTKTSAEQAMEKIIESITSSLKRGEEVSISGLGIFVAKDRAARQARNPRTGEMVNVPAMKVPKFKPAKHLKDALK
- the rny gene encoding ribonuclease Y encodes the protein MDLTKVFLLAGFSGFGGLAIGYFFHVLLTLQKKNSVDLKTKQLLLEAKDKAQNTLEDAGKKAQQILDSAKNEEKNSLLQVRKLEERVLQREENLEKQRVLVEKGNAEIQEKLEKLKKKKEEFEVIEKQKLEELQKVASLTDAQAKEELLKLVEKKSEEDILGRMKKLEAMGRDEFERKARDILISSIQRLASSTASEVTTTTVPIPSDDLKGKIIGKEGRNIRALERAAGVEIIVDDTPGSIVISGFDPIRRQTAKMALENLVLDGRIQPARIEEVVEKARMEVDKTVKQKGEMAAYEAGIIDLDPRLLAVLGRLYFRTSYGQNVLQHSVEAAHLAGLLAAELKADVNVAKKGALLHDIGKAMDHEVQGTHVDIGRRILQKFNVDEKIIKAMQAHHEEHPFETVESVIVQVADAISGARPGARRDSLENYLKRLEDLENITKTFEGIEKSYAIQAGREIRVFVVPEKISDLEAKKMARDIADRIERDLKYPGEIKVTVIRENRVVEYAR
- a CDS encoding 2,3-bisphosphoglycerate-independent phosphoglycerate mutase; this encodes MLKLDMPKSYRPVVLVILDGFGAPGNMAASTWSEAKMPNFREFEKIYPFTSLQASGLAVGLPWGVSGNSEVGHLTIGAGRIINNYLPKISSAIKDGSFYENKVFLGALEHIKTTGGALHLIGLFSTGTVHAYSEHLLALTDFAEKNSTPAFLHLFTDGKDAHKREGGEFYRKLEEILADKPQIKIASIIGRGFAMDRNGNWEKTKKTYELLTENAGNSFESASLYIQSQYEKGLTDDIVEPGTALETEKASRIKDGDAVIFFNFREDSVRQLTQAFMDDSFQFFPKKKLNNLFFATMTEYDKRLPCFSGSSGGSCPAAFKSAEVKNSLAEIISNNNLSQLHTAETEKYAHITYFLNGGTEDSFPKEDRVLVPSPENGHYDQTPEMSSDKIAANIVNNLAKYDFIAANFANADMVGHTGNFEATIKAIEKIDECLGKITRVINETDGVMIITADHGNAEEKRYNSGEDKTKHSLNPVPFFIIGKDFKKETPIGEREVAEKYKNVSGTLADVAPTVLELLGLEKPAEMTGKSLTGKIV